A DNA window from Streptomyces sp. B21-083 contains the following coding sequences:
- the opcA gene encoding glucose-6-phosphate dehydrogenase assembly protein OpcA: MKTDLTDTTASKVNKALVQGRRAIGTPAVGMVLTLVIVTDEENAYDALKAANDASREHPSRTLVVVKRVSRSPRDRTTSRLDAEVRVGADAGSGETIVLRLYGEVVDHADSVVLPLLLPDAPVVVWWPVNAPLDPAKDPLGALAQRRVTDTYAAEQPVRELAARADAYTPGDTDLSWTRITPWRSMLAAALDQVTCEVDAVEVEGEEFNPSCELLAMWLADRLDVPVKRSLSSGPGLTAVRMKTSTGPITLDRADGTLATLSIQGQPDRAVALKRRETAELMAEELRRLDPDDTYASALRYGVERLSASAAPATPASASASASASAEKADAPERATPAKMPPVKKVAAK; the protein is encoded by the coding sequence CATCGTCACCGACGAGGAGAACGCGTACGACGCCCTGAAGGCGGCGAACGACGCCTCGCGCGAGCACCCCTCACGCACCCTGGTCGTCGTCAAGCGCGTCTCCCGCTCCCCCCGCGACCGTACGACGTCCCGCCTCGACGCCGAGGTCAGGGTCGGCGCGGACGCGGGCAGCGGCGAGACGATCGTCCTGCGTCTGTACGGCGAGGTCGTCGACCACGCCGACTCGGTGGTCCTGCCCCTGCTGCTGCCCGATGCCCCGGTGGTCGTCTGGTGGCCGGTGAACGCCCCGCTGGACCCGGCGAAGGACCCGCTGGGCGCCCTGGCGCAGCGCAGGGTGACGGACACGTACGCGGCCGAGCAGCCGGTACGGGAACTGGCGGCACGCGCGGACGCGTACACGCCGGGCGACACGGACCTCTCGTGGACCCGGATCACCCCGTGGCGCTCGATGCTGGCCGCCGCCCTGGACCAGGTCACCTGTGAGGTGGACGCGGTCGAGGTGGAGGGCGAGGAGTTCAACCCGAGCTGCGAGCTGCTGGCGATGTGGCTGGCGGACCGGCTGGACGTCCCGGTGAAGCGTTCCCTGTCCTCGGGCCCCGGTCTGACGGCGGTCCGTATGAAGACGAGCACTGGCCCCATCACCCTCGACCGCGCCGACGGCACCCTGGCGACCCTCTCCATCCAGGGCCAACCCGACCGCGCGGTGGCGCTCAAGCGCCGTGAGACGGCCGAGCTGATGGCGGAGGAGCTGCGCCGCCTGGACCCGGACGACACCTACGCGTCGGCGCTGCGGTACGGGGTGGAGCGGCTGTCCGCTTCGGCGGCACCCGCGACGCCGGCGTCGGCGTCGGCGTCGGCGTCGGCGTCGGCCGAGAAGGCGGATGCGCCCGAAAGGGCGACTCCGGCCAAGATGCCGCCGGTGAAGAAGGTGGCCGCGAAGTGA
- the pgl gene encoding 6-phosphogluconolactonase — MAEAAAARLITKIVDAQASRGSASVVLTGGRNGNGLLAALAAAPARDAIDWARLDLWWGDERFLPEGHPDRNVTQAKAALLDAVPLDPGRVHAMPASDGPYGSDVDAAAEGYAAELAKAAASEPHGQVPTFDVLMLGVGPDTHVASLFPELPAVRETDRTVVGVHGAPKPPPTRVTLTLPAIRAAREVWLLAAGEDKAGAAAIALSGAGEIQAPAAGAHGRQRTLWLLDTAAASQLPRTLYPPASP; from the coding sequence ATGGCCGAGGCCGCGGCGGCCCGCCTGATCACGAAGATCGTGGACGCGCAGGCCTCGCGGGGCTCGGCGTCGGTGGTGCTCACGGGCGGCCGCAACGGCAACGGCCTGCTGGCCGCCCTGGCCGCCGCGCCCGCCCGGGACGCCATCGACTGGGCCCGGCTCGACCTGTGGTGGGGCGACGAACGCTTCCTGCCCGAGGGCCACCCTGACCGCAACGTCACCCAGGCGAAGGCGGCACTGCTGGACGCGGTGCCGCTGGACCCGGGCCGCGTCCACGCCATGCCCGCGTCGGACGGCCCGTACGGCTCCGACGTGGACGCCGCGGCGGAGGGCTACGCGGCGGAACTTGCCAAGGCGGCAGCCTCAGAACCCCACGGTCAGGTTCCTACCTTCGACGTCTTGATGCTGGGCGTGGGCCCGGACACGCATGTGGCGTCCCTGTTCCCGGAGCTGCCCGCGGTCCGGGAGACGGACCGCACGGTGGTCGGCGTCCACGGCGCCCCGAAGCCCCCACCGACCCGGGTCACCCTCACCCTCCCGGCGATCCGCGCGGCCCGCGAGGTATGGCTGCTGGCGGCGGGCGAGGACAAGGCGGGGGCGGCGGCGATAGCCCTTTCGGGCGCGGGCGAGATCCAGGCCCCGGCAGCCGGCGCACACGGCAGACAACGCACCCTGTGGCTTTTGGACACCGCGGCAGCATCCCAACTCCCGAGGACGCTGTACCCCCCGGCATCACCCTGA
- the pgi gene encoding glucose-6-phosphate isomerase gives MNADSRNRLNQTPEWTALAKHREELADTHLRDLFATDPGRGAGYTLQVGDLHIDYSKQLITDETLRLLRELAAATDVFGLRDAMFGGAKINITEDRAVLHTALRAPRGAVVEVEGENVVPAVHAVLDRMAGFAERVRSGEWTGHTGRRIRNVVNIGIGGSDLGPAMAYDALRAFTARELTFRFVSNVDGADLHEAVRDLDPAETLFIVASKTFTTIETITNATSARSWLLAGLGGDEKAVAQHFVALSTNGGKVADFGIDTANMFEFWDWVGGRYSYDSAIGLSLMIAIGPERFREMLDGFALVDEHFRTAPAESNAPLLLGLLGVWYGNFFGAQSHAVLPYSHYLSKFTAYLQQLDMESNGKSVDRDGLPVEWETGPVVWGTPGTNGQHAYYQLIHQGTKVIPADFIGFAEPVAELSDELKGQHDLLMANFFAQTQALAFGKTPNEVRAEGVPEELVAHKTFQGNHPTTTVLARELSPSVLGQLIALYEHKVFVQGAVWNIDSFDQWGVELGKVLAKRVEPALTEGVEVAGLDASTTALVAKYRELRGR, from the coding sequence ATGAACGCAGACAGCCGTAACAGGCTCAACCAGACGCCCGAGTGGACGGCTTTGGCCAAGCACCGTGAGGAGCTGGCGGACACCCATCTGCGGGACCTGTTCGCGACCGACCCCGGGCGCGGTGCCGGATACACGCTTCAGGTCGGCGACCTGCACATCGACTACTCCAAGCAGCTGATCACGGACGAGACGCTACGGCTGCTGCGCGAACTGGCCGCCGCGACGGACGTGTTCGGGTTGCGGGATGCCATGTTCGGGGGTGCGAAGATCAACATCACCGAGGACCGGGCGGTGCTGCACACGGCGCTGCGGGCGCCGCGTGGCGCGGTGGTCGAGGTCGAGGGTGAGAACGTGGTGCCGGCGGTGCACGCGGTGCTGGACCGGATGGCCGGGTTCGCGGAGCGGGTGCGGTCGGGTGAGTGGACCGGTCACACGGGCCGGCGTATCCGCAATGTCGTCAACATCGGTATCGGTGGCTCGGATCTGGGTCCGGCGATGGCGTATGACGCGTTGCGGGCGTTCACGGCGCGGGAGTTGACGTTCCGGTTCGTGTCGAACGTCGATGGTGCCGATCTGCATGAGGCGGTGCGGGACCTGGATCCGGCGGAGACGCTGTTCATCGTGGCGTCGAAGACGTTCACGACGATCGAGACGATCACGAACGCGACGTCGGCCCGGTCGTGGCTGCTGGCGGGGCTCGGCGGTGACGAGAAGGCGGTCGCCCAGCATTTCGTGGCGCTGTCGACGAATGGTGGGAAGGTCGCCGACTTCGGGATCGACACGGCGAACATGTTCGAGTTCTGGGACTGGGTCGGCGGTCGGTATTCGTACGATTCGGCGATCGGGCTGTCGCTGATGATCGCGATCGGGCCGGAGCGGTTCAGGGAGATGCTGGACGGGTTCGCGCTGGTCGACGAGCACTTCCGGACGGCGCCGGCGGAGAGCAACGCACCTTTGCTGCTGGGCCTGTTGGGTGTCTGGTATGGGAACTTCTTCGGGGCGCAGTCGCATGCGGTGCTGCCGTACTCGCACTATCTGTCCAAGTTCACGGCGTATCTGCAGCAGTTGGACATGGAGTCCAACGGCAAGTCGGTCGACCGTGACGGGCTGCCGGTGGAGTGGGAGACCGGGCCGGTGGTGTGGGGGACGCCCGGGACGAACGGGCAGCACGCCTACTACCAGTTGATCCATCAGGGGACGAAGGTCATCCCGGCGGACTTCATCGGGTTCGCCGAGCCGGTCGCCGAGCTGAGTGACGAACTCAAGGGCCAGCACGACCTGTTGATGGCCAACTTCTTCGCACAGACCCAGGCGCTGGCCTTCGGCAAGACGCCGAACGAGGTGCGGGCCGAGGGGGTGCCGGAGGAACTGGTCGCCCACAAGACGTTCCAGGGCAACCACCCGACGACCACCGTCCTCGCACGCGAGCTGAGTCCGTCCGTCCTCGGCCAGTTGATCGCGCTCTACGAGCACAAGGTGTTCGTGCAGGGCGCGGTGTGGAACATCGACTCGTTCGACCAGTGGGGGGTCGAGCTGGGGAAGGTGCTGGCGAAGCGGGTGGAGCCGGCGTTGACGGAGGGGGTGGAAGTGGCGGGGTTGGATGCGTCCACCACGGCGCTGGTCGCCAAGTATCGGGAGTTGCGCGGGAGGTAG